In Streptomyces sp. NBC_01439, the following are encoded in one genomic region:
- a CDS encoding DUF4365 domain-containing protein → MALTQPEPGGVLHEGTGPRTGALRGTLATTACMETLQVGYLHAVAAAAGCSLSQPFPDNGIDWHVSHGAPEHVVDDEVTIKVQLKATYQIPPRPAGATFGFTLDNEHLVKLARTPVAVHKILVVMLVPRDRDQWLAAGHDRLDLRHCCYWTNLAGHPVTGRRRTTVRIPTTRIFDDRALCEIMTRVGSGGTP, encoded by the coding sequence ATGGCGCTCACACAGCCCGAACCGGGCGGGGTGCTGCACGAGGGGACAGGTCCGCGGACCGGAGCCCTGCGCGGCACGCTCGCCACCACCGCCTGCATGGAGACCCTCCAGGTGGGATACCTGCACGCCGTCGCGGCCGCCGCCGGGTGCTCGCTCTCCCAGCCCTTCCCCGACAACGGCATCGACTGGCACGTCTCCCACGGAGCGCCCGAACACGTCGTCGACGACGAGGTCACCATCAAGGTGCAGCTCAAGGCGACCTACCAGATACCGCCGCGGCCGGCCGGGGCCACCTTCGGGTTCACCCTCGACAACGAGCACCTGGTGAAGCTGGCCCGGACTCCCGTCGCCGTCCACAAGATCCTCGTCGTGATGCTCGTGCCGAGGGACCGCGACCAGTGGCTCGCCGCCGGGCACGACCGGCTCGACCTCAGGCACTGCTGCTACTGGACCAACCTCGCCGGACACCCCGTGACCGGCCGGCGCCGCACCACCGTACGGATCCCGACCACGCGGATCTTCGACGACCGTGCGCTGTGCGAGATCATGACCCGGGTCGGGTCGGGAGGGACACCCTGA